From a region of the Tateyamaria omphalii genome:
- a CDS encoding toxic anion resistance protein, protein MSETVRQKAEAALTQVEEVTAVVLPEPTDATAIVPLEQADAPVGTEIRSRMDEIDMDDTQSIVSFGSAAQAELQEISQSMLQGVRNKDVGPAGDSLRGIVTTIRGFSVSELDVRRERSFFEKLLGRAAPFAKFTAKFETVQNQIDKITDDLLAHEHTLLKDIKSLDLLYEKTLQFYDELALYIAAGEEKIKEIDSTDIPAKEAEVEAAAEDDQVMKAQELRDLRAARDDLERRVHDLKLTRQVTMQSLPSIRLVQENDKSLVTKINSTLVNTVPLWETQLAQAVTIQRSAEAAAAVRDANDLTNELLTANAANLRESNKAIRTEMERGVFDIEAVKQANADLIGTIEESLQIADEGKAKRAAAEEDLKKMEADLRDTLASAKARKDGVGDTAGTSVPN, encoded by the coding sequence ATGTCCGAAACAGTCCGCCAAAAGGCCGAAGCCGCCCTCACCCAAGTCGAGGAAGTGACCGCCGTGGTCCTGCCCGAACCCACAGACGCGACCGCCATCGTGCCTCTGGAACAGGCCGACGCGCCCGTCGGCACCGAAATCCGCTCCCGTATGGACGAGATTGACATGGACGACACGCAATCCATCGTGTCCTTCGGATCTGCCGCACAGGCCGAATTGCAGGAAATCAGCCAATCCATGCTGCAAGGCGTCCGCAACAAGGATGTCGGCCCCGCAGGCGACAGCTTGCGCGGCATCGTCACCACCATCCGCGGCTTTTCGGTCTCCGAACTCGACGTGCGGCGCGAACGCAGCTTTTTCGAAAAGCTGCTGGGCCGCGCCGCCCCCTTCGCCAAGTTCACTGCCAAGTTCGAGACGGTGCAAAACCAGATCGACAAGATCACCGATGACCTGCTGGCCCACGAACACACGCTGCTGAAAGACATCAAATCGCTCGACCTGCTCTACGAAAAGACGCTGCAATTCTACGATGAACTTGCCCTCTACATCGCGGCGGGCGAGGAAAAGATCAAGGAAATCGACAGCACCGACATCCCCGCAAAAGAGGCCGAGGTCGAGGCCGCCGCCGAGGATGACCAGGTGATGAAAGCGCAGGAACTGCGCGACCTGCGCGCCGCCCGCGACGATCTGGAACGCCGGGTCCACGACCTGAAGCTGACCCGTCAGGTGACGATGCAATCGCTGCCCTCGATCCGGCTGGTGCAGGAAAACGACAAAAGCCTTGTGACCAAGATCAACTCGACCCTCGTCAACACCGTCCCGCTTTGGGAAACGCAACTGGCCCAGGCGGTGACGATCCAGCGCAGCGCCGAGGCCGCCGCCGCTGTGCGCGATGCCAATGATCTGACCAACGAATTGCTCACCGCCAACGCCGCAAACCTGCGCGAAAGCAACAAGGCGATCCGCACCGAGATGGAACGCGGCGTATTCGACATCGAAGCCGTCAAACAGGCCAACGCCGACCTGATCGGCACCATCGAGGAATCCCTGCAAATCGCGGACGAAGGTAAGGCCAAGCGCGCCGCCGCCGAGGAAGACCTCAAGAAGATGGAGGCCGACCTGCGCGACACCCTGGCCTCCGCCAAGGCGCGCAAGGACGGGGTGGGCGACACCGCTGGCACGTCGGTCCCGAACTGA
- a CDS encoding SPFH domain-containing protein: MSIFDFLSGQFIDVIHWVDDSRDTMVWRFERHGHEIKYGAKLTVREGQAAVFVHEGQLADVFTPGLYMLETNNMPIMTTLQHWDHGFKSPFKSEVYFVNTTRFNDLKWGTKNPIICRDPEFGPVRLRAFGTYSVKVADPARFLVEIVGTDGEFTMDEISFQIRNIIVQEMSRSLAKSGIPVMDMAANTRELGQLVAKEISAQIAEYGLTLPELYIENISLPPAVEEVMDKRSSMGVIGNLNEYMQFQAAEALGREGSGASDAMQAGLGAAMGLQMGQQAAAGPWGAQPARGGAAAPPPPPVEHVWHVAENGETKGPFSKAQLGRMAQAGELARESYVWTAGQDGWMKAEDVTELAQLFTILPPPPPPGV; this comes from the coding sequence ATGAGCATTTTCGACTTCCTCTCCGGCCAGTTCATCGACGTGATCCACTGGGTCGACGACAGCCGCGACACCATGGTCTGGCGGTTCGAGCGCCACGGCCACGAAATCAAGTACGGCGCCAAGCTGACGGTCCGCGAAGGACAGGCGGCGGTCTTCGTCCACGAGGGGCAGCTCGCAGACGTCTTCACCCCCGGTCTCTACATGCTCGAGACCAACAACATGCCCATCATGACGACGCTCCAGCACTGGGATCACGGCTTCAAAAGCCCGTTCAAGTCCGAGGTCTATTTCGTCAACACCACCCGCTTCAACGACCTGAAATGGGGCACCAAGAACCCGATCATCTGCCGCGACCCCGAATTTGGCCCCGTGCGCCTGCGCGCCTTCGGCACCTACTCGGTCAAGGTCGCCGACCCCGCGCGCTTCCTCGTGGAAATCGTCGGCACCGACGGCGAGTTCACCATGGACGAGATCAGCTTCCAGATCCGCAACATCATCGTGCAGGAAATGTCGCGCAGCCTCGCCAAGTCCGGCATCCCGGTCATGGACATGGCCGCCAACACCCGCGAACTGGGCCAGCTCGTGGCCAAGGAAATCAGCGCCCAGATCGCCGAATACGGCCTGACGCTGCCCGAACTCTACATCGAAAACATCTCGCTCCCTCCGGCGGTCGAGGAAGTGATGGACAAACGCTCCTCCATGGGCGTGATCGGAAATCTGAACGAATACATGCAGTTCCAGGCCGCCGAAGCGCTGGGACGCGAGGGCAGCGGCGCATCCGACGCGATGCAAGCGGGCCTCGGCGCGGCCATGGGCTTGCAAATGGGCCAGCAGGCGGCAGCAGGCCCCTGGGGCGCCCAACCCGCACGCGGCGGCGCTGCCGCACCACCCCCGCCCCCCGTCGAACATGTCTGGCACGTGGCCGAAAACGGCGAGACAAAGGGCCCCTTCTCCAAAGCCCAACTTGGCCGCATGGCCCAAGCGGGCGAACTGGCCCGCGAAAGCTATGTCTGGACCGCAGGCCAGGACGGCTGGATGAAGGCCGAGGACGTCACCGAACTGGCGCAGCTCTTCACCATCCTGCCCCCGCCGCCCCCGCCCGGCGTGTAG
- a CDS encoding ATP-binding cassette domain-containing protein: MTEKRPFTLTITNGNQAQITAAPSKEAPKADNTNHGADHEADRLRARADVAVAYAGLLGVSAATSDMLTTLRQNAREGASDKVEAGTLATCLRGTGLQAQVMSARALTPEHWPALAYMTSGQVVLVVGQDRGDLIIYDKTCPDNRAHVPLAEFVPFFAGHLVKAEAPLERVAETHKTFHVSNHWFWGQFPRFRKALAEIALGSFVANLLAVAVALFSLQVYDRVIPHQSEATLWVLAAGACLALLLEAFIKIARARLMDGAGRQIELSVLTLLMQRVMGMRSDLRGQSPSMTFSAMREFGSVREFFTASTIGTIADIPFIFVFLLLVASIAGPVVWVLILGGILMVVPGFFMQRRMLRLTQETQGASAKSSRLLHEAIFERDTVKTQRAEDRVMRLWQELTTLSAMKSSEQRRLASALTFWSQGMQQMTYVAAVIAGTYLVFAGQFTVGSIIAVGILSSRTLAPLTQLAGTMARWGNVKAALDGLDAIADAPQDVDASRTYLRRDTLKGHFELREVQFQYEDDGAPTLDLPGVQILPGQRLAVLGSNGAGKSSLLKLLSGVYAPTKGRVLIDGTDMAQIEPRDLRRLIGYLGQDVRLFSGTLRDNLNLTLLERDDDRLYAALDFAGLGPFVKGHHKGLDLEILDGGQGLSIGQRQSIGWARLWLQDPAICLLDEPTAALDQTLETTLVSRLETWMQGRTAIIATHRVPILSLTNRTLILQNGRMTIDGPRDEVLSHIGKTVPLKGKIA; encoded by the coding sequence TTGACCGAAAAACGCCCCTTTACCCTGACCATCACCAATGGAAACCAAGCGCAGATCACGGCCGCCCCGAGCAAAGAGGCGCCGAAAGCCGACAACACCAATCATGGGGCCGATCACGAGGCCGACCGGCTGCGTGCCCGCGCCGATGTGGCCGTGGCCTATGCCGGGTTGTTGGGGGTTTCGGCAGCGACGTCTGATATGCTCACAACCCTGCGCCAGAACGCGCGCGAGGGGGCAAGTGACAAGGTCGAGGCGGGCACGCTTGCCACATGCCTACGCGGCACGGGCCTGCAGGCGCAGGTCATGTCCGCCCGTGCGCTGACGCCCGAACACTGGCCTGCGCTCGCCTATATGACCAGCGGTCAGGTGGTGCTGGTTGTGGGGCAGGACCGCGGTGATCTGATCATCTATGACAAGACCTGCCCGGACAACCGCGCCCATGTGCCGCTGGCCGAGTTCGTGCCGTTCTTTGCGGGGCATCTGGTCAAGGCAGAGGCGCCGCTGGAGCGCGTGGCGGAGACGCACAAGACATTTCACGTCAGCAATCACTGGTTCTGGGGGCAGTTCCCGCGCTTCCGCAAGGCGCTGGCAGAAATTGCGCTGGGGTCTTTTGTCGCCAACCTGTTGGCCGTTGCCGTCGCGCTCTTTTCCCTGCAGGTCTATGACCGCGTAATCCCGCACCAGTCCGAGGCGACCTTGTGGGTGCTGGCCGCGGGCGCCTGTCTTGCCCTGCTGCTTGAAGCATTCATCAAGATTGCCCGTGCCCGTCTGATGGACGGGGCGGGGCGGCAGATCGAGCTGTCGGTGCTGACCCTCCTGATGCAGCGGGTGATGGGCATGCGCAGTGATCTGCGGGGGCAATCGCCCTCGATGACGTTTTCAGCCATGCGCGAGTTCGGGTCGGTGCGCGAGTTCTTCACCGCGTCGACCATTGGCACCATTGCCGACATTCCGTTCATCTTTGTGTTCCTGTTGCTTGTCGCCTCCATCGCGGGGCCGGTTGTCTGGGTGCTCATCCTCGGGGGCATCCTGATGGTGGTGCCCGGCTTCTTCATGCAGCGCCGGATGCTGCGGTTAACGCAAGAGACGCAGGGCGCATCCGCCAAGTCGTCGCGTCTGCTGCACGAGGCGATTTTCGAGCGCGATACCGTCAAGACCCAGCGGGCCGAGGACCGCGTGATGCGTCTGTGGCAAGAGCTGACGACGCTAAGCGCCATGAAGTCGTCGGAGCAGCGCCGTCTGGCCTCTGCCCTGACCTTCTGGAGCCAGGGCATGCAGCAGATGACCTATGTCGCTGCGGTGATTGCGGGCACGTATCTGGTCTTTGCCGGGCAGTTCACGGTCGGGTCGATCATTGCGGTCGGCATCCTGTCGTCGCGCACGTTGGCGCCGCTGACACAACTGGCGGGCACCATGGCGCGCTGGGGCAATGTGAAGGCGGCACTGGATGGCTTGGACGCCATTGCGGATGCGCCGCAGGACGTGGATGCAAGTCGTACCTATTTGCGCCGGGATACGCTCAAGGGGCATTTCGAGCTGCGCGAGGTGCAGTTCCAATATGAAGACGACGGCGCGCCGACGCTGGACCTGCCCGGTGTACAGATCCTTCCGGGTCAGCGCCTCGCTGTGCTGGGATCGAACGGGGCGGGCAAGTCGTCGTTGCTGAAGCTCTTGTCGGGGGTCTATGCGCCGACCAAGGGCCGTGTGCTGATTGATGGCACCGACATGGCCCAGATCGAGCCGCGCGATCTGCGCCGGTTGATCGGGTATCTGGGGCAGGATGTGCGCCTGTTCTCCGGCACGCTGCGGGATAACCTGAACCTGACCCTCCTCGAACGCGATGATGACCGCCTCTACGCCGCGCTAGATTTCGCGGGGTTGGGGCCGTTTGTGAAAGGGCATCACAAGGGGTTGGATCTGGAGATTTTGGATGGCGGGCAGGGCCTGAGCATCGGGCAGCGCCAGTCGATCGGCTGGGCGCGGCTGTGGTTGCAGGACCCGGCGATTTGCCTTCTGGACGAACCGACGGCGGCGCTGGACCAGACCCTGGAGACGACGCTGGTCAGCCGTTTGGAAACTTGGATGCAGGGCCGCACGGCCATTATCGCGACCCACCGCGTGCCGATCCTGTCACTGACCAACCGCACGCTGATCCTGCAAAACGGGCGCATGACCATCGACGGACCGCGTGATGAGGTGCTGAGCCATATCGGCAAGACTGTTCCGCTGAAAGGCAAGATCGCATGA
- a CDS encoding HlyD family type I secretion periplasmic adaptor subunit, whose translation MSIAHTNLSGQLESDMRGPSLVVWLSAGAVLVFVLWAAFAWVDEIVRGAGEMISSSRPQIIQNLEGGILAELAVAEGDVVEQGDVLARLQGTQFQSQADDLQDQITALAVRQLRLEAELAGQFDFAVPGALEQQMPGLVASERALLNARQTDFLSRREGAQRVLDQAAKERALLEDLLERNIVALIEVTRARKAHADARIKLDEIITQTELERAQAYSDTLKELGTLRQTYKSAQDQLNRTVLVSPMRGIVNNLSVTTIGGVVRPGEEILQIIPLDEELFVEARVAPKDIANVLPGQEASVKLSAYDYTIYGALKGEVKLISADTFKDERKPDSEAHYKVTVRVDMSALTERQRSISIRPGMQAEVELHTGAKTVLQYLMKPLYKSREAFREP comes from the coding sequence ATGAGCATTGCGCACACCAATCTGAGCGGGCAGCTTGAAAGCGACATGCGCGGCCCGTCGCTGGTTGTGTGGCTGAGTGCCGGGGCGGTGCTGGTCTTTGTCCTGTGGGCGGCCTTTGCCTGGGTGGACGAGATCGTGCGCGGCGCGGGCGAGATGATTTCATCCTCGCGCCCGCAGATCATCCAGAACCTTGAGGGCGGTATTCTGGCGGAACTGGCCGTGGCCGAGGGGGATGTTGTCGAGCAGGGCGATGTGCTGGCGCGGTTGCAGGGAACACAGTTTCAATCCCAGGCCGACGATTTGCAGGACCAGATCACGGCCTTGGCCGTGCGCCAGTTGCGACTTGAGGCGGAGCTGGCGGGCCAGTTTGACTTTGCCGTGCCCGGCGCGCTGGAACAGCAGATGCCGGGGCTGGTCGCGTCGGAGCGGGCGCTCCTCAATGCGCGGCAGACCGATTTTCTGAGCCGGCGCGAGGGCGCGCAGCGGGTGTTGGATCAGGCCGCCAAGGAACGCGCGCTGCTTGAGGACTTGCTGGAACGCAACATCGTCGCCTTGATCGAGGTGACGCGGGCGCGCAAGGCCCATGCGGACGCGCGGATCAAGCTGGATGAGATCATCACCCAGACGGAGCTGGAGCGGGCGCAGGCCTATTCCGACACGCTCAAGGAATTGGGGACGCTGCGCCAGACCTATAAATCCGCGCAGGATCAGTTGAACCGGACCGTGCTGGTGAGCCCCATGCGCGGGATCGTGAACAATCTGAGCGTGACGACCATTGGCGGCGTTGTGCGGCCTGGTGAGGAGATCTTGCAGATCATCCCGCTGGATGAGGAGTTGTTCGTCGAGGCGCGTGTGGCGCCCAAGGATATCGCGAATGTGTTGCCGGGGCAGGAGGCGAGCGTGAAGCTGAGCGCTTATGATTACACGATTTATGGCGCGTTGAAGGGGGAGGTGAAGTTGATCTCGGCCGACACCTTCAAGGACGAGAGGAAGCCGGACAGTGAGGCGCATTACAAGGTGACGGTGCGGGTGGACATGTCGGCGCTGACGGAGCGGCAGCGGTCCATTTCGATCCGGCCGGGGATGCAGGCGGAGGTGGAGTTGCATACGGGGGCGAAAACCGTGCTGCAATATTTGATGAAGCCGCTTTATAAGTCGCGCGAGGCGTTTCGGGAGCCTTGA
- a CDS encoding TFIIB-type zinc finger domain-containing protein, with protein MTDLPDPPTADHRFPCDNCGADFRFDPRAGQLVCDHCGNTAPMDADAPQAVAPIAELDYRAALTADLPSTEIEETRVSTCPNCAAQVEFDATLHATECPFCATPVVTDTGAHRHIKPRGVLPFALTEAQARKAMTDWLGSLWFAPGGLQDYARKGRAMQGIYVPYWTFDADTRSSYSGERGTVYYETRTVTRDGKRQQVRVAKVRWRRTRGKVARFFDDVLVLASKSLPKRFTDALEPWDLSALEPYTPEFLAGFRAEGYAIDLEEGFEEARARMDRVIARDVKFDIGGDRQRIHAIDTQLGAITFKHVLLPVWLAAYKYRGNTYRFVVNGRTGRVQGERPWSAVKITIAVLLGLIVAAGVGFVVATQQ; from the coding sequence ATGACCGACCTTCCCGACCCTCCCACCGCCGATCACCGCTTTCCCTGTGACAATTGCGGCGCCGACTTCCGGTTCGACCCGCGCGCGGGCCAGCTTGTATGCGACCATTGCGGCAACACCGCCCCCATGGATGCGGACGCGCCCCAAGCCGTCGCCCCCATCGCCGAACTGGACTACCGCGCCGCCCTCACCGCCGACCTGCCCAGCACGGAGATCGAGGAAACACGCGTCTCCACCTGCCCCAACTGCGCCGCACAGGTCGAATTTGACGCCACCCTCCACGCCACCGAATGCCCCTTCTGCGCCACGCCTGTCGTGACGGACACGGGCGCGCACAGGCACATCAAACCGCGCGGCGTCCTGCCCTTTGCATTGACCGAAGCGCAGGCGCGCAAGGCGATGACCGACTGGCTGGGCAGCCTCTGGTTCGCACCGGGGGGCCTGCAGGACTATGCCCGCAAGGGGCGCGCGATGCAGGGCATATACGTCCCCTACTGGACCTTCGACGCCGACACGCGCAGCAGCTATTCCGGCGAACGCGGCACGGTCTATTACGAAACCCGCACTGTCACGCGCGACGGCAAGCGCCAGCAGGTGCGCGTGGCCAAGGTCCGGTGGCGGCGCACACGGGGCAAGGTCGCGCGGTTCTTTGACGACGTGCTGGTGCTGGCGTCGAAATCGCTGCCCAAACGGTTCACCGATGCGCTCGAACCCTGGGACCTGAGCGCGCTTGAACCCTACACGCCGGAATTCCTCGCAGGCTTCCGCGCCGAAGGCTACGCCATCGACCTCGAAGAAGGGTTCGAGGAAGCACGGGCCAGGATGGACCGCGTCATCGCCCGCGACGTCAAATTCGACATCGGCGGCGACCGCCAGCGCATCCATGCCATCGACACGCAACTCGGCGCCATCACCTTCAAACACGTGTTGCTGCCCGTATGGCTCGCCGCCTACAAGTACCGGGGCAACACCTACCGCTTTGTGGTGAACGGACGCACGGGCCGGGTGCAGGGCGAACGGCCCTGGTCCGCGGTCAAGATCACCATCGCCGTCCTGCTGGGCCTGATCGTCGCGGCGGGCGTGGGTTTTGTGGTGGCGACCCAGCAATGA
- a CDS encoding DUF2927 domain-containing protein: MAGARITRGIKAWGGLIVLGLLGACEMFQPVEPVLTPRARPAGLAPPPVPDIQATSQESAALRAYLAQVQSSQLTAGLLRQDGGGPDTPFTADMLARNFENIVFFNEYAGPGVRPGSASALRRWTAPVRIGIEFGASVPPSQRTRDTNDVIAYARRLAQATGHPVSVSDNPNFLVFFVSEDDRADTVNVRATSLPGVNRINVGPVRDLPSDAYCAVAAYATGPERSTYTAAVAVIRAENPDLLRLSCIHEELAQGMGLANDSPDARPSIFNDDDEFALLTGHDVKLLGMLYDDRLRPGIGLTEARPTVRALAAEATTIGPS, encoded by the coding sequence ATGGCGGGGGCACGGATCACACGCGGTATCAAAGCCTGGGGCGGCTTGATCGTCTTGGGCCTTCTTGGCGCGTGCGAGATGTTCCAACCGGTCGAACCCGTGCTGACCCCAAGGGCCCGGCCCGCGGGCCTTGCTCCGCCGCCCGTCCCCGATATCCAGGCCACCAGCCAGGAAAGTGCGGCCCTGCGCGCCTATCTCGCGCAGGTGCAATCAAGCCAGCTGACCGCCGGTCTGCTGCGGCAGGATGGCGGCGGGCCCGACACGCCCTTCACCGCCGACATGCTGGCGCGCAACTTCGAAAACATCGTGTTCTTCAACGAATATGCCGGCCCCGGCGTGCGCCCCGGATCGGCCAGCGCCCTGCGCCGCTGGACCGCGCCCGTGCGCATCGGGATAGAATTTGGCGCTTCGGTCCCGCCCAGCCAGCGCACACGCGACACCAATGACGTGATCGCCTACGCGCGGCGGCTGGCGCAGGCCACGGGCCACCCCGTCTCGGTCTCGGACAACCCGAACTTCTTGGTCTTCTTCGTGTCCGAAGATGACCGGGCCGACACGGTCAATGTCCGCGCGACCAGCCTGCCGGGCGTCAACCGGATCAATGTCGGCCCTGTCCGTGACCTGCCCAGCGACGCCTATTGCGCGGTCGCCGCCTATGCCACCGGACCGGAAAGGTCGACCTACACCGCCGCCGTGGCCGTGATCCGCGCCGAAAACCCCGACCTTCTGCGCCTGTCCTGCATTCACGAGGAACTGGCCCAGGGCATGGGCCTCGCCAACGACAGCCCCGACGCGCGCCCGTCGATCTTCAACGATGACGACGAATTTGCGCTGCTCACCGGCCATGACGTGAAACTGCTGGGGATGCTCTATGACGACCGTCTGCGCCCCGGCATCGGACTGACCGAGGCGCGGCCCACCGTGCGCGCCCTCGCGGCCGAGGCCACGACCATCGGCCCATCCTGA
- the dtd gene encoding D-aminoacyl-tRNA deacylase, which produces MRALLQRVSKASVTVEDQIVGHCGPGLVILVCAMPGDTYDTAKTLAAKVSKLRLFKDEAGKMNLSILQSGGSALVVSQFTLAADTSRGNRPGFSGAAKPDEAETLYLQFADALRNLDIPTETGRFGADMSVALTNDGPVTIWLDTQS; this is translated from the coding sequence ATGAGGGCGCTCCTGCAACGGGTGAGCAAGGCATCGGTCACGGTCGAGGACCAGATCGTCGGCCACTGCGGCCCCGGCCTCGTGATCCTTGTCTGCGCCATGCCCGGCGATACCTACGACACCGCAAAAACGTTGGCTGCCAAGGTCTCGAAACTGCGGCTCTTCAAGGACGAGGCCGGCAAGATGAACCTGTCGATCCTGCAATCGGGTGGCAGCGCGCTGGTGGTCAGCCAGTTCACCCTGGCCGCCGACACATCGCGTGGCAACCGCCCCGGCTTTTCCGGCGCGGCCAAACCGGATGAAGCAGAAACGCTCTATCTCCAATTCGCCGACGCTTTGCGCAATCTGGACATCCCGACCGAAACCGGCCGTTTCGGCGCAGACATGTCCGTCGCTCTGACCAACGATGGCCCGGTGACGATCTGGCTCGACACCCAAAGCTGA
- a CDS encoding nitroreductase, whose translation MTQIDTLDAVLSARFSCRAFRPDPVPRADIERILATAQKVPSWCNAQPWQVIVTAGAETDRFRDALYAAASRTAPAPDMPWPDGYPGIYGTRRRACGFQLYDAVGIEKGDRAASARQMMENYRLFGAPHVAIVTSPAVLGPYGAMDTGGFVTAFCLAAQALGVATIPQAAIAAQAPFVRAHFDIAEDRHILCAISMGYADPDHPANSFRTDRATVADVMEWKE comes from the coding sequence ATGACCCAGATCGACACGCTCGACGCGGTCCTGTCGGCCCGCTTTTCCTGCCGCGCCTTCCGGCCTGACCCAGTGCCGCGCGCCGACATCGAACGCATCCTGGCCACCGCGCAAAAGGTGCCAAGCTGGTGCAACGCCCAGCCCTGGCAGGTGATCGTGACGGCAGGGGCCGAAACCGACCGCTTCCGCGACGCGCTCTATGCAGCGGCCAGCCGCACGGCCCCCGCCCCCGACATGCCCTGGCCCGACGGCTACCCCGGCATCTACGGGACGCGCCGCCGCGCCTGCGGCTTTCAGCTTTACGATGCGGTGGGCATCGAGAAAGGCGACCGCGCCGCCTCGGCCCGACAGATGATGGAAAACTACCGCCTCTTCGGCGCCCCGCACGTGGCCATCGTGACCAGCCCTGCGGTGCTCGGCCCCTATGGCGCCATGGACACCGGCGGGTTCGTGACGGCCTTCTGCCTGGCTGCCCAGGCGCTGGGTGTCGCCACCATCCCACAAGCGGCCATCGCCGCCCAGGCGCCCTTCGTCCGCGCTCATTTTGACATCGCGGAGGACAGACACATCCTCTGCGCCATCTCCATGGGCTACGCCGACCCCGACCACCCAGCCAACAGCTTCCGCACCGACCGGGCCACGGTCGCAGACGTGATGGAGTGGAAGGAATGA
- a CDS encoding 5-bromo-4-chloroindolyl phosphate hydrolysis family protein, with the protein MAKRFGGKFSPDPTDAPATGDRPAFDRAKVDPVGARANLMFVPAVPMVFLALNDGAAGLVTALVSAGFLTGGAVMLREGLKAEAAYHARKVARRPALPRKIIAAFLVGFGITLAAYRSDPGIIAPLLYGLAAFGLHFAAFGIDPLTSKGLEGVDSFQQDRVARVVDGAEELLTDMRDAMKRAEDRKMELRLDQFQTTVRDLIQTVEEDPRDLTAARKYLGVYLIGARDATVKFADIYGRSRDAQARTDYAALLDDLEENFAARTRKLLTEDRTDLTIEIDVLRDRLQREGVRVSPADDV; encoded by the coding sequence ATGGCCAAACGCTTTGGCGGCAAGTTCAGCCCCGATCCCACTGATGCACCCGCAACAGGCGACCGCCCCGCCTTTGACCGGGCCAAGGTCGATCCGGTCGGCGCGCGCGCCAACCTCATGTTTGTGCCCGCCGTCCCGATGGTGTTTCTCGCACTGAATGACGGGGCTGCGGGCCTTGTCACCGCACTGGTATCCGCAGGCTTTCTAACCGGCGGCGCGGTCATGCTGCGCGAGGGGCTCAAGGCCGAAGCAGCGTACCACGCCCGCAAGGTCGCCCGCCGTCCCGCCCTGCCGCGCAAGATCATCGCCGCCTTCCTCGTGGGCTTTGGCATCACGCTGGCCGCCTACCGCTCCGATCCCGGCATCATCGCGCCGCTGCTCTATGGCCTCGCCGCATTCGGGCTGCACTTTGCCGCCTTCGGCATCGACCCCCTGACATCCAAGGGGCTCGAAGGGGTCGACAGCTTCCAGCAGGACCGCGTCGCCCGCGTCGTCGACGGCGCCGAAGAGCTGCTGACAGACATGCGCGACGCCATGAAACGGGCCGAGGATCGCAAGATGGAACTGCGGCTCGACCAGTTCCAGACCACCGTGCGCGACCTCATCCAAACGGTCGAAGAGGACCCCCGCGACCTCACAGCGGCCCGCAAATATCTGGGCGTCTACCTGATCGGCGCGCGCGACGCGACGGTCAAGTTCGCCGACATCTACGGGCGCAGCCGCGACGCGCAGGCGCGCACCGACTATGCCGCTCTCCTCGACGATCTCGAGGAAAACTTCGCCGCCCGCACCCGCAAACTGCTCACCGAGGATCGCACCGACCTCACCATTGAAATCGACGTGCTGCGCGACCGCTTGCAGCGCGAAGGCGTGCGCGTGTCGCCCGCCGATGATGTCTAA
- a CDS encoding M23 family metallopeptidase, whose protein sequence is MPGSPLHAKNVGELTYPAGAPKIISDFRSRVNVRGGVRRSLHQGIDVAGPNGTRIIAAANGRVLETDVGSCWGPTVVIDHGNGWDGKRLIAAYGHLGQMQVVSGQNIRRGQLIGTLGDNQRDFRCIGGVRHLHFQLGRAWRGPEKGTFWGHMRYLQDGKRGTNPHQYWADGPNRVTCFEPGRSYPAGTLTYPVPCAGGS, encoded by the coding sequence ATGCCGGGTTCACCTCTGCACGCCAAGAATGTGGGCGAGCTTACATACCCGGCGGGCGCTCCAAAAATCATCTCGGATTTCCGGTCACGCGTAAACGTCCGCGGTGGTGTGCGGCGGTCGCTTCATCAAGGTATCGACGTGGCTGGTCCAAACGGCACCCGTATCATTGCCGCAGCCAACGGGCGGGTACTTGAGACAGACGTCGGCTCGTGCTGGGGCCCGACAGTCGTCATCGACCACGGCAATGGCTGGGACGGCAAGCGTCTGATCGCCGCCTACGGGCACCTTGGCCAGATGCAGGTCGTATCCGGTCAAAACATACGCCGCGGGCAGTTAATCGGCACGCTGGGGGACAACCAGCGAGACTTCAGATGTATCGGCGGCGTTCGACATCTACACTTCCAACTGGGCCGCGCCTGGCGTGGACCTGAAAAGGGAACCTTTTGGGGCCACATGCGCTACCTGCAGGATGGCAAGCGGGGCACCAATCCGCATCAATACTGGGCCGACGGACCGAACCGGGTCACCTGTTTCGAACCCGGACGCAGCTACCCGGCAGGCACGCTGACCTACCCCGTCCCCTGCGCCGGAGGATCGTAA